From Primulina tabacum isolate GXHZ01 chromosome 2, ASM2559414v2, whole genome shotgun sequence, one genomic window encodes:
- the LOC142537562 gene encoding uncharacterized protein LOC142537562, producing the protein MNFLIWNVRGLRSSESQQRLHAHVKDKRVKILAILEPMIDLDVRFMTRRFGFSRVISNSSGHIWVFFAEDVTVECLFDHTQFLHFRVSATFLPTTVFCSFVYAKCDYIERRQLWNSLLQVKPAQGPWLVGGDFNGSSFTWTNKTIWKRLDRVFVSVDWGDHFHSIRVEHLIRTVSDHCPLFVSVPVFASGPSSFRFQSMWLRHHGFLQTVRLNWNLPCHLNGMPRLFVKLKRLKSHLKWWNKSVFGDLFAKLAEAEQAVRIAEADCEAAPSDLHWTSLSNCNADLARVTAMEADFWRQKAACRWLEDGEKNTKLFHNMVKKKRVANKIFRIWDNGSCITSPELIQQSGAAFFQNLLTGDPFVLSCPDFSDFPLVISDLENANIAAPPSLEEDVFDAVLDFFRGSPLPQGFTATTITLIPKVMGAQAWSDFRPISLCNVTNKIISKLLYSRLKEVAERLVSWNQSGFVPGRGPMVFSVGCLEALWLFRAVNINGSLTGFFGSTRGLRQGDPLSPLLFILGAEYLSRGLDRLYRQYPAIRYRSGCDLLLSHLAYADDIIIFANGGTREMNSLMDFLHHYENCSGQLVNAVKSVIILPPRCSGRTRSRLLRITGFGEGCFPIKYLGVPLFRGNRVCSLFDPLVQMVSKKLEGWELKTLSPGSRMTLLRSVLLSVPIYMFQVVQPPLAVMERLENVFNGFLWGSRSLDKKWHWARWSRACLPVSEGGLGFRRLKDIVDSFSIKLWFRFRQGSSLWAKFMMRKYCQLVHPAYVSSAGFISPTWRRLLKIRARAESGIRWRIGVGDVAFWDDIWCGDVPLSSQVLLRGDRGVRVSHFLSDGAWDFDLLCSVVPPSVAETITLIPIASGEPDSAIWVHSSDGVFSLKSAWELVRLRDQVSDIFTPCWGSWLRPTMSFFLWRFWHQWLPVDDVLQRRGFELASKCQCCEMPETFTHIFIDSPLARSVWHYFGAVFHVRIPLTSDFRLFLSAWKRHPGWTPRGHVKEFLPFIVLWFLWTARNDAKHRHLHISAETVKSQILSYLRLAHAASTVKPMHWRGVLQAARAMGIFVQLRRARKLTIVRWLRPPFGCFKLNVDGSSRGSPGDSTVGGVVRDSSGHVTLAHDVCILVCSEWVSALFLLVLSFGTFMVPGGRLLLVLLGRRISYCRGVCWMSWWIHGVLSKGSSASYDMFVRLLLHGIEISALLIQMLDILCSGGIAIYILLCDRHYWTLQDVSSGMRAFAWTLRSSRHYHFVFLSMRFIALLLFD; encoded by the exons atgaattttctcatatggaATGTCAGGGGGCTCCGGAGCTCGGAGTCTCAACAAAGGCTACATGCCCACGTTAAAGATAAGAGAGTCAAGATCTTGGCTATTTTGGAAcccatgattgatctggatGTTCGTTTTATGACTCGTCGTTTTGGTTTTTCTCGAGTTATATCGAACTCCTCGGGTCATATCTGGGTTTTCTTTGCTGAGGATGTCACGGTTGAGTGTCTTTTTGATCACACTCAATTCCTTCACTTCCGGGTTTCTGCTACTTTTTTGCCGACCACTGTCTTTTGTTCCTTTGTTTATGCTAAGTGTGACTACATTGAGCGCAGACAGCTTTGGAATTCTTTGCTTCAGGTTAAGCCTGCTCAGGGTCCTTGGCTTGTTGGTGGCGACTTTAAT gggtcttcgttcacgtgGACGaacaagaccatttggaagcgtctTGATCGGGTTTTTGTGTCTGTTGATTGGGGGGACCATTTTCACTCTATTCGTGTGGAGCACCTCATTCGTACGGTCTCTGACCATTGTCCTCTTTTTGTGTCAGTCCCGGTCTTTGCTAGTGGGCCGAGTTCTTTTCGCTTTCAGAGCATGTGGCTcaggcaccatggttttttgcagacggtgaggcttaattggaatttaCCGTGTCATTTGAACGGTATGCCCCGTCTTTTTGTGAAGTTGAAGCGCCTCAAAAGCCATCTGAAGTGGTGGAATAAGAGTGTTTTTGGTGATCTTTTTGCCAAACTTGCTGAGGCGGAGCAGGCTGTCCGGATTGCTGAGGCAGATTGCGAGGCTGCTCCTTCGGATTTGCATTGGACTAGTTTGTCCAATTGCAATGCTGATCTTGCTAGGgttaccgccatggaggcggatttttggcggCAAAAAGCCGCTTGTAGGtggttagaggatggtgagaagaacaccaaactcttccaCAATATGGTCAAGAAAAAAAGGGTGGCTAATAAAATCTTTCGTATTTGGGATAATGGCTCTTGCATTACTTCCCCTGAGCTTATTCAGCAGTCTGGGGCCGCCTTTTTTCAAAACCTGCTTACTGGGGATCCTTTTGTGCTTTCTTGCCCGGATTTTTCTGATTTCCCCTTGGTGATCTCGGATTTGGAGAACGCAAATATTGCTGCCCCTCCTTCTTTGGAGGAG gatgtttttgatgcGGTCCTGGATTTCTTTCGGGGTAGTCCCTTGCCACAGGGgtttactgccaccacgatcACATTGATTCCCAAAGTCATGGGAGCTCAGGCTTGGTCGGACTTTCGTCCTATCAGCTTGTGTAATGTGACTAATAAGATAATTTCCAAACTTTTATATTCTCGGCTGAAGGAGGTGGCGGAGAGGCTGGTTTCGTGGAATCAGAGTGGCTTTGTTCCAGGGCGG GGTCCAATGGTCTTTTCTGTTGGATGTCTTGAGGCATTATGGCTTTTCAGAGCAG ttaatatcaatggttcaCTCACTGGATTCTTTGGATCCACTAGGGGTCTCCGGCAGGGCGACCCTTTGTCCccacttcttttcattttgggggcagAGTACCTTTCGCGTGGTCTTGATCGTCTTTATCGTCAGTATCCTGCGATTAGGTACCGATCTGGTTGTGATCTCCTTCTTTCCCAcctggcctatgctgatgatatcattatttttgccaatggtgggacTCGTGAGATGAACAGTCTCATGGATTTTTTGCATCACTATGAAAACTGCTCGGGGCAGTTGGTGAATGCAGTTAAGAGTGTCAttattttgcctccgaggtgttCTGGTCGTACTCGTTCCCGTCTCCTTCGTATCACTGGGTTTGGGGAGGGTTGTTTTCCTATCAAATACCTCGGAGTTCCTTTGTTTCGTGGGAATAGAGTTTGCTCTCTTTTTGATCCCCTTGTGCAGATGGTGAGTAAGAAGTTGGAGGGTTGGGAGCTTAAAACTCTTTCCCCGGGGAGCCGTATGACTCTCCTTAGGAGTGTCCTCCTTTCGGTTCCCATTTACATGTTCCAGGTAGTCCAGCCACCTCTGGCAGTTATGGAGAGGCTTGAGAATGTTTTCAATGGTTTCCTGTGGGGATCCAGATCCTTGGataagaaatggcattgggcgaGGTGGTCTCGTGCATGTCTTCCTGTCTCTGAAGGGGGTCTTGGATTTCGCAGGCTCAAAGATATtgtggatagcttctccattAAATTATGGTTTCGTTTTCGTCAAGGTTCATCCCTATGGGCCAAATTCATGATGAGAAAATACTGCCAGTTGGTGCATCCAGCTTATGTTTCATCTGCTGGgttcatttctcccacttggcgtcGTTTGCTTAAGATTAGGGCTCGTGCTGAATCTGGCATTCGATGGAGAATTGGGGTGGGAGATGTTGCTTTTTGGGATGACATCTGGTGTGGGGATGTTCCCTTGTCTAGTCAGGTCCTGCTTAGGGGGGATCGGGGTGTCCGTGTTTCTCACTTTCTTTCAGATGGGGCTTGGGATTTTGACCTTCTCTGCTCAGTTGTCCCACCCTCTGTTGCTGAGACTATTACTCTGATCCCTATTGCATCGGGGGAGCCCGATTCGGCTATTTGGGTGCATAGTTCTGACGGTGTTTTTTCGCTGAAATCCGCATGGGAGCTTGTCCGCTTGAGAGACCAAGTTTCTGATATCTTCACTCCTTGCTGGGGCAGTTGGCTGAGGCCTACTATGTCTTTCTTCCTCTGgaggttttggcatcaatggCTTCCAGTTGACGATGTGCTCCAGCGTCGTGGTTTCGAGCTGGCGTCtaaatgtcagtgttgtgagatgCCTGAGACATTCACGCACATTTTCATTGATAGCCCTCTTGCCAGGTCTGTATGGCATTACTTTGGGGCTGTTTTTCATGTCCGTATTCCCCTTACCAGTGATTTCAGACTCTTCCTCAGTGCTTGGAAGAGGCATCCGGGGTGGACTCCTAGGGGCCACGTGAAGGAGTTTTTGCCTTTCATTGTTTTatggtttctctggacggctcgTAACGATGCGAAACACCGTCATTTGCACATTTCCGCGGAGACTGTTaagtctcagattttgtcttatttGCGCCTCGCTCACGCTGCGTCTACTGTTAAGCCCATGCACTGGCGGGGTGTTTTGCAGGCTGCGAGGGCTATGGGGATTTTTGTTCAGTTGCGTAGGGCTCGTAAACTGACGATTGTTCGTTGGTTGCGGCCGCCGTTCGGGTGTTTTAAATTGAATGtagatgggagttcgagaggtAGTCCTGGGGACTCTACTGTTGGTGGGGTTGTTCGTGACTCTTCTGGGCATGTG ACACTTGCACATGATGTGTGTATTCTTGTTTGTTCTGAGTGGGTCTCTGCCCTATTTCTGTTGGTGCTTTCCTTTGGCACATTCATGGTTCCTGGAGGGCGTTTACTGCTGGTTCTCCTTGGCCGCCGTATCAGTTATTGTAGAGGTGTTTGCTGGATGTCATGGTGGATTCATGGGGTGCTTTCTAAAGGATCCTCTGCTTCTTATGACATGTTCGTCAGACTCCTACTTCATGGGATCGAGATCTCTGCTCTTTTGATTCAGATGCTAGATATCCTTTGTTCTGGCGGGATTGCGATCTATATATTACTCTGTGATCGCCATTATTGGACTCTCCAGGATGTTAGCTCCGGGATGAGAGCTTTTGCATGGACTCTGCGATCATCTCGCCATTATCATTTTGTCTTCCTCAGCATGCGGTTCATAGCGCTTCTCCTTTTTGATTAG